The following are encoded in a window of Paraburkholderia sp. HP33-1 genomic DNA:
- a CDS encoding type III pantothenate kinase codes for MTGHAPYLLIDAGNSRIKWALMQPDGTQLATGALAHDDVAAPRTRSGSQADWADWPTPCGAWLSNVAGTEMARHIAALVEAHWPQLPLTTIRASAQQCGVTNCYTTPHSLGSDRWAGMIGAHAAFPGEHLLLATFGTATTLEALRADGAFIGGLIAPGWTLMMRSLGEHTAQLPTLDAARARGLLDAAEAARRGPFFATDTPHSLSAGCTLAQAGLIERMWRDLQDEWQVPVRLVVSGGAADEVASALKVPHTRHDSLVLSGLALIAAEDAARQRV; via the coding sequence ATGACAGGGCACGCGCCTTATCTGCTGATCGACGCGGGCAATAGCCGGATCAAGTGGGCGCTGATGCAGCCGGATGGGACGCAGTTGGCGACTGGTGCGCTCGCGCATGACGACGTTGCCGCACCACGCACGCGGTCTGGTTCGCAGGCCGATTGGGCTGACTGGCCGACGCCATGCGGCGCGTGGCTCTCCAACGTCGCGGGCACGGAGATGGCGAGGCACATCGCCGCGCTCGTCGAGGCGCACTGGCCGCAACTGCCGCTCACGACGATCCGCGCGAGCGCCCAACAATGCGGCGTGACGAATTGCTACACGACACCGCACTCGCTCGGCAGCGACCGCTGGGCCGGCATGATCGGCGCACACGCGGCCTTTCCCGGCGAGCATCTGCTGCTCGCGACCTTCGGCACCGCGACGACGCTCGAGGCGTTGCGCGCGGACGGCGCGTTTATCGGCGGATTAATTGCGCCGGGCTGGACGCTGATGATGCGTTCGCTCGGCGAGCACACCGCGCAACTGCCGACACTCGACGCCGCGCGCGCGCGCGGTCTGCTCGACGCGGCCGAGGCGGCCCGTCGGGGTCCGTTCTTCGCGACGGATACGCCGCATTCGCTGTCGGCGGGCTGCACACTGGCGCAGGCGGGATTGATCGAGCGGATGTGGCGCGATCTGCAGGACGAGTGGCAGGTGCCGGTGCGTCTTGTGGTCAGCGGCGGCGCCGCCGACGAAGTGGCGAGCGCGCTGAAAGTGCCGCATACTCGCCACGATTCGCTGGTGCTGTCGGGGCTTGCGCTGATCGCCGCCGAGGATGCGGCGCGGCAGCGTGTCTGA
- a CDS encoding ferritin-like domain-containing protein — protein sequence MNTMLYPELYKSLESVRWDMEKDIPWDKFDASLLTDEQAATIKMNAITEWSALPATEMFLRDNHHDSDFSAFMSVWFFEEQKHSLVLMEYLRRFKPELVPTEEELHAVRFEFDPAPPLETLMLHFCGEIRLNHWYRRAAEWHTEPVIKHIYETISRDEARHGGAYLRYMKKAMVQTGDIARAAFAKIGVLMASARRTEKPLHPTNLHVNQALFPRDTIQSRLPDPEWLERWLDEQIRFDDGWEKKVVERILHNLSLLFERTFNTAQELNRYRKEVVARLQAADQNPAHQQPA from the coding sequence ATGAACACCATGCTTTATCCGGAACTTTATAAATCGCTCGAATCCGTTCGATGGGACATGGAGAAGGACATCCCCTGGGACAAATTCGACGCGTCGCTGTTGACCGACGAGCAGGCCGCGACGATCAAAATGAATGCGATCACCGAATGGTCGGCGTTGCCCGCCACGGAAATGTTTCTGCGTGACAATCATCACGACAGCGATTTCTCCGCGTTCATGAGCGTGTGGTTCTTCGAGGAGCAGAAGCACTCGCTGGTGCTGATGGAGTATCTGCGCCGCTTCAAGCCGGAACTGGTCCCGACCGAAGAAGAACTGCACGCGGTGCGCTTCGAGTTCGACCCCGCGCCGCCGCTCGAAACGCTGATGCTGCACTTCTGCGGCGAAATCCGCCTGAATCACTGGTACCGCCGCGCTGCCGAATGGCACACCGAGCCGGTCATCAAGCACATCTACGAAACCATCTCGCGCGACGAAGCCCGCCACGGCGGCGCGTATCTGCGCTACATGAAGAAGGCGATGGTGCAAACCGGCGACATCGCGCGTGCTGCGTTCGCGAAGATCGGCGTGTTGATGGCGTCGGCGCGTCGTACTGAGAAGCCGCTGCACCCCACCAACCTGCACGTGAATCAGGCGCTGTTCCCGCGCGACACGATCCAGTCGCGTCTGCCGGATCCGGAATGGCTCGAGCGCTGGCTCGACGAGCAGATCCGTTTCGACGACGGCTGGGAAAAGAAGGTCGTCGAGCGCATTCTGCACAACCTGTCGCTGCTGTTCGAGCGCACGTTCAACACCGCGCAGGAACTGAACCGCTATCGCAAGGAAGTGGTCGCGCGCCTGCAAGCCGCGGATCAGAACCCGGCGCATCAGCAGCCCGCGTAA
- a CDS encoding ABC transporter ATP-binding protein — MIAPLTEAVRGQPVPSIAEPVIEVIDITKRYGRNIVHQHLSFDVRRGEIVAVVGGSGSGKTTLVRQILGLERPSRGTIRLFGEDLSSISPETALLMRSRSGMLFQRGALFSSLSVFDNVAQPVRELGKVPEDLLRDIVMLKLEMVGLPCKHASKMPAALSGGMIKRVGIARAIALEPELLFLDEPTAGLDPQASDEFVELISGLHRALGLTVVMITHDLDTMVALSTRVAVLADRKVLVNAPVEEAAGVDHPFIREYFLGLRGRRALQALPPERRAKLPQAALEPASSELPL, encoded by the coding sequence ATGATCGCGCCACTGACCGAAGCCGTGCGCGGCCAACCCGTGCCGTCGATTGCCGAACCCGTGATCGAGGTGATCGACATCACCAAGCGCTACGGCCGCAACATCGTGCATCAGCATCTGAGCTTCGACGTGCGGCGCGGCGAGATCGTCGCGGTCGTCGGCGGCTCGGGCTCGGGCAAGACCACGCTGGTGCGGCAGATTCTCGGCCTCGAGCGGCCGTCGAGGGGCACCATCAGGCTGTTCGGCGAAGACCTGTCGAGCATCTCGCCGGAAACCGCGCTGCTGATGCGCAGCCGCTCCGGCATGCTGTTCCAGCGCGGCGCGCTGTTCTCGTCGCTGTCCGTGTTCGACAACGTCGCGCAACCGGTGCGCGAGCTCGGCAAGGTGCCCGAAGACTTGCTGCGCGACATCGTGATGCTGAAGCTCGAAATGGTCGGGCTGCCATGCAAGCATGCGTCGAAGATGCCGGCGGCGCTATCGGGCGGCATGATCAAGCGGGTCGGTATCGCGCGCGCGATCGCGCTCGAACCCGAGCTGCTGTTTCTCGACGAACCGACCGCCGGCCTCGACCCGCAGGCGTCCGACGAATTCGTCGAGCTGATCTCCGGGCTGCATCGCGCGCTCGGTCTCACCGTCGTGATGATCACGCACGATCTCGACACGATGGTCGCGCTATCGACGCGCGTGGCCGTGCTCGCCGATCGCAAGGTGCTCGTCAACGCGCCGGTCGAGGAGGCGGCGGGCGTCGATCATCCGTTCATCCGCGAATATTTCCTAGGCCTGCGCGGGCGCCGCGCGCTGCAGGCGCTGCCGCCGGAGCGCCGCGCGAAGCTGCCGCAGGCGGCACTCGAGCCGGCGTCGTCCGAGTTGCCGCTGTGA
- the rfaE2 gene encoding D-glycero-beta-D-manno-heptose 1-phosphate adenylyltransferase, translating into MTAIFERKILTRDALVKLRPSLRAPVVFTNGVFDILHRGHVTYLADAKALGACLIVGVNSDASVRMLGKGDDRPINNEADRMALLAALESVDYVVGFGEQTPVELIAALRPDVLVKGGDYDMDALPESALVRGWGGKALAIAFEHDRSTTALLKKVRAQG; encoded by the coding sequence ATGACCGCTATCTTTGAACGCAAGATTCTGACGCGCGATGCCCTGGTGAAACTGCGTCCTTCGCTGCGCGCGCCCGTCGTGTTTACGAACGGCGTGTTCGATATCCTGCATCGTGGTCACGTGACCTATCTGGCCGACGCGAAGGCGCTGGGCGCGTGCCTGATCGTCGGGGTCAATAGCGACGCGTCGGTGCGGATGCTCGGCAAGGGCGACGACCGTCCGATCAACAACGAGGCCGACCGCATGGCCTTGCTTGCGGCGCTGGAAAGCGTCGACTACGTGGTGGGCTTCGGCGAGCAAACGCCGGTCGAGCTGATTGCCGCGCTGCGCCCGGACGTGCTCGTGAAGGGCGGCGACTACGACATGGATGCGTTGCCCGAATCTGCGCTCGTGCGCGGCTGGGGCGGCAAGGCGCTCGCGATTGCGTTCGAGCACGATCGCTCGACGACCGCGCTGTTGAAGAAGGTGCGGGCACAAGGTTGA
- a CDS encoding ABC-type transport auxiliary lipoprotein family protein: MSRSIHRLLSSRAALAALLAFGALAAGCAGSSAVVSDIRYDFGPPPQSAAASRLPAIKVLDVGAPPVLETDRLIYRLSYVDAQQTAPYANSHWTMMPSQLLTQRLRNALSARGTVLTGADGVNAPVLRVDLTEFEQVFDSQADSHGAITARATLMQGGKVIGQQTFVASAPAHSADAAGGARALAAASDDLVAQITTWLGSQALVAAQ, encoded by the coding sequence ATGTCACGCTCGATTCACCGACTGTTGTCCTCGCGCGCCGCGCTCGCGGCGCTGCTCGCGTTCGGCGCGCTGGCGGCGGGCTGCGCGGGCTCGTCCGCGGTGGTGTCGGACATCCGCTACGACTTCGGGCCGCCGCCGCAGAGCGCCGCCGCGAGCAGGCTGCCGGCTATCAAGGTGCTCGACGTCGGCGCACCGCCCGTGCTCGAAACCGACCGGCTGATCTATCGGCTGAGCTACGTCGACGCGCAGCAGACGGCCCCCTATGCGAACAGCCACTGGACGATGATGCCGTCGCAACTGTTGACGCAGCGCCTGCGCAACGCGCTGAGCGCGCGCGGTACCGTCCTGACCGGCGCCGACGGCGTGAACGCGCCGGTGCTGCGGGTCGATCTGACCGAGTTCGAGCAGGTGTTCGACAGCCAGGCGGACAGCCACGGCGCGATCACCGCGCGCGCGACGCTGATGCAGGGCGGCAAGGTGATCGGCCAGCAAACCTTCGTCGCGAGCGCGCCGGCGCATTCGGCGGATGCGGCCGGCGGCGCGCGGGCGCTCGCCGCGGCCAGCGACGACCTCGTCGCGCAGATCACCACGTGGCTCGGCTCGCAGGCGCTGGTTGCCGCGCAATGA
- a CDS encoding D-alanyl-D-alanine carboxypeptidase family protein, with amino-acid sequence MRFSSSGRTSFPSVASFISPSLNRAIAVSLMLPATLVASTAFAQVPPPGVNARSWVLVDATSNQVLASANADERVEPASLTKLMTAYLVFEALDTKKITMDQSIEPSEAVRRVRNDESRMFIEALKPVTVHDLVYGMIVQSGNDAAIALAELVGGSEAQFVNMMNTEAQKLGMTHTHFADVNGMPDPQHYTTAGDLAILSARLIRDYPDYYNIFSVKEFTYNKIKQPNRNRLLWIDPSVDGLKTGHTQAAGYCLIASAKRPLPGATDASRRLVSVMMGEQKEHDRVQDSLKMLNYGYTAYDTTRLYKANQVVATPRVYKGAKDSVQVGVKGDQYITLPKGAGDKAKPQIELTDPLVAPIASGQQVGTAKLVADGKVLAQIPVVALQPVPQAGVVGRVWDSLLLMFNKKK; translated from the coding sequence ATGCGTTTCTCCTCCTCTGGCCGCACGTCATTCCCGTCTGTCGCTTCTTTCATTTCCCCTTCGCTTAATCGTGCCATTGCCGTCAGCCTCATGCTGCCGGCCACGCTCGTCGCGAGCACCGCGTTCGCGCAGGTGCCGCCGCCTGGCGTCAACGCGCGCTCGTGGGTGCTCGTCGACGCGACCAGCAACCAGGTGCTCGCGTCCGCCAATGCCGACGAGCGCGTCGAGCCGGCATCGCTCACCAAGCTGATGACCGCGTATCTCGTGTTCGAGGCGCTCGACACGAAGAAGATCACGATGGACCAGAGCATCGAGCCGAGCGAAGCCGTGCGCCGCGTGCGCAACGACGAATCGCGCATGTTCATCGAGGCGCTCAAGCCGGTGACCGTGCACGACCTCGTGTACGGCATGATCGTGCAGTCGGGCAACGACGCGGCGATCGCGCTCGCCGAGCTGGTGGGCGGCAGCGAGGCGCAGTTCGTCAACATGATGAACACCGAAGCGCAGAAGCTCGGCATGACGCACACCCATTTCGCCGACGTGAACGGCATGCCCGACCCGCAGCACTACACCACGGCGGGCGATCTCGCGATCCTGTCGGCGCGCCTGATCCGCGACTATCCTGACTACTACAACATCTTCTCGGTCAAGGAATTCACCTACAACAAGATCAAGCAGCCGAACCGCAACCGTCTGCTGTGGATCGACCCGAGCGTCGACGGTCTCAAGACCGGCCACACGCAAGCCGCCGGCTACTGCCTGATCGCGAGCGCGAAGCGTCCGCTGCCGGGCGCGACCGATGCGTCGCGCCGCCTCGTCTCGGTGATGATGGGCGAGCAGAAGGAGCACGACCGCGTCCAGGACAGCCTGAAGATGCTGAACTACGGCTACACCGCGTACGACACGACGCGTCTGTACAAGGCGAACCAGGTCGTGGCCACGCCGCGCGTCTACAAGGGTGCGAAGGACAGCGTGCAGGTCGGCGTGAAGGGCGATCAGTACATCACGCTGCCGAAGGGCGCGGGCGACAAGGCGAAGCCGCAGATCGAACTCACCGATCCGCTGGTCGCGCCGATCGCGAGCGGTCAGCAGGTTGGCACCGCAAAGCTCGTCGCCGACGGCAAGGTGCTCGCGCAGATCCCCGTGGTCGCGCTGCAGCCGGTTCCGCAAGCTGGTGTGGTCGGCCGCGTGTGGGATTCGCTGCTGCTGATGTTCAACAAGAAGAAGTAA
- a CDS encoding (2Fe-2S) ferredoxin domain-containing protein produces MDSFYKHHVFFCLNQREPGAERPSCANCNAQAMQEYAKKRVKQLGLAGPGQVRINKAGCLDRCELGPTLVVYPEAVWYTYVDESDIDEIVESHLANGKIVERLKIDQ; encoded by the coding sequence ATGGACTCCTTCTACAAGCACCACGTCTTCTTCTGTCTGAATCAGCGCGAACCCGGCGCCGAGCGTCCGAGCTGCGCGAATTGCAACGCGCAGGCGATGCAGGAGTACGCAAAAAAACGCGTGAAGCAGCTCGGCCTCGCCGGTCCCGGCCAGGTGCGTATCAACAAGGCCGGCTGCCTCGATCGCTGCGAGCTGGGCCCGACGCTCGTCGTGTATCCCGAGGCTGTCTGGTACACCTATGTCGACGAAAGCGACATCGACGAGATCGTCGAATCGCATCTTGCGAACGGCAAGATCGTCGAGCGTCTGAAGATCGATCAATAA
- a CDS encoding biotin--[acetyl-CoA-carboxylase] ligase, producing MNASKIPTSPPAVASASTDWRIDRERAVKLFGAHAHDWPIEIVEETGSTNADLMARVKALPRRANALPRPIVRVAYLQTAGRGRRGRPWYAEPGNALLFSVACVLPRPLEGLAGLSLAVGVALVDGLRSLPVAGPGQIALKWPNDVLLEGDKLAGILIETAWSTDDASAVVIGIGTNVKGADELAAQVGALNAEVPPQARGTAPTALQRALPNANLTDTLAAELNALEPMLQRFGAEGFAPFQPRWNAVHAYAGRDVVLLEQGEELARGVAAGVDERGLLLLDTADGRQSIATGDVSLRLADGAA from the coding sequence ATGAATGCCTCCAAGATTCCCACCTCCCCGCCCGCAGTGGCAAGCGCCAGCACTGACTGGCGCATCGATCGCGAACGCGCGGTCAAGCTGTTCGGTGCGCACGCGCACGACTGGCCGATCGAAATCGTCGAGGAAACCGGCTCGACCAACGCCGACCTGATGGCCCGCGTAAAAGCACTGCCGCGCCGCGCCAACGCACTGCCGCGGCCGATCGTGCGCGTCGCGTATCTGCAGACGGCCGGGCGCGGCCGCCGTGGGCGTCCGTGGTACGCGGAGCCAGGCAACGCGCTGCTGTTTTCGGTGGCCTGCGTGTTGCCGCGACCGCTCGAGGGGCTCGCGGGCTTGAGCCTCGCGGTGGGCGTCGCGCTCGTCGACGGGCTGCGCTCGCTGCCGGTCGCCGGTCCCGGGCAGATTGCACTCAAGTGGCCGAACGACGTGCTGCTCGAAGGCGACAAGCTCGCCGGCATCCTGATCGAAACCGCGTGGAGCACCGACGACGCGAGCGCGGTCGTGATCGGCATCGGCACCAACGTGAAGGGCGCCGACGAACTTGCGGCGCAGGTCGGCGCGCTGAACGCCGAGGTGCCGCCGCAGGCACGCGGCACGGCGCCCACCGCGTTGCAGCGCGCGCTGCCGAACGCGAATCTGACCGACACGCTCGCCGCCGAGCTGAACGCGCTCGAGCCGATGCTGCAGCGCTTCGGCGCCGAAGGCTTCGCGCCGTTCCAGCCGCGCTGGAACGCGGTGCATGCGTACGCGGGCCGCGACGTCGTGCTGCTCGAACAAGGAGAGGAGCTCGCGCGTGGCGTGGCGGCAGGCGTCGACGAACGAGGCCTGCTGCTGCTGGACACGGCCGACGGCCGCCAGAGCATCGCGACCGGCGACGTGTCGCTGCGCCTAGCCGACGGTGCCGCATGA
- a CDS encoding MlaE family ABC transporter permease — MNHDTPPGLEVAAGRQGKIVRLSGQWTALALARDRDRDTGQVIPLLRSLTGAQGIGEWDLSRVDRMDHVGGQALWRVWGRKMPPGTALTDTQRDIFERIALLDSVRESAEPVTRLDPFTRLGLGLFSFLEHMQGGVTMLGRVVLDLLAIARKPKLTPWTEISANIYNAGARALPITALVAFLIGIVLSYLSAQQLRIFGANQFIVNILGLAVIRELGPVLSAILVAGRSGSAITAQIGVMRVTEELDAMRVMGIPHGLRLILPRVIALAVAMPLLVMWTNIISLTGGALAAKLVLGIEMSFFARQLPSVVPIANLWIGLGKGAVFGMLIAIAGCHFGFRIKANSQSLGEGTTTSVVTSITIVILADAVFAILFQNVGL, encoded by the coding sequence TTGAACCACGACACTCCGCCCGGCCTTGAAGTCGCGGCCGGCAGGCAAGGCAAGATCGTCCGTCTCTCGGGCCAGTGGACGGCGCTCGCGCTCGCTCGCGATCGCGATCGCGACACCGGGCAGGTGATTCCGCTGCTGCGTTCGCTGACCGGCGCGCAAGGCATCGGCGAGTGGGACCTGTCGCGCGTCGACCGGATGGACCACGTCGGCGGCCAGGCGCTGTGGCGCGTGTGGGGCCGCAAGATGCCGCCCGGCACCGCGCTCACCGACACGCAGCGCGACATCTTCGAGCGCATCGCGCTGCTCGACTCGGTGCGCGAGAGCGCCGAGCCGGTCACGCGCCTCGATCCGTTCACACGTCTCGGGCTCGGACTCTTCTCGTTCCTCGAGCATATGCAGGGCGGCGTCACGATGCTTGGACGCGTCGTGCTTGATCTGCTCGCGATCGCACGCAAGCCGAAGCTGACGCCGTGGACCGAAATTTCCGCGAACATCTACAACGCCGGCGCCCGCGCGCTGCCGATCACCGCGCTCGTCGCGTTCCTGATCGGCATCGTGTTGAGCTATCTTTCGGCACAACAATTGCGCATCTTTGGCGCTAACCAGTTCATCGTCAATATTCTCGGCCTCGCGGTGATTCGCGAACTCGGCCCGGTCTTGTCGGCGATTCTGGTGGCAGGCCGCTCGGGCTCGGCGATCACCGCGCAGATTGGTGTCATGCGCGTGACCGAGGAGCTCGACGCGATGCGCGTGATGGGCATCCCGCACGGTCTGCGGCTGATCCTGCCGCGCGTGATCGCGCTGGCCGTCGCGATGCCGCTGCTGGTCATGTGGACCAACATCATCTCGCTCACGGGGGGCGCCCTCGCCGCGAAGCTCGTGCTCGGCATCGAAATGAGCTTCTTCGCGCGGCAGCTGCCGAGCGTGGTGCCGATCGCGAATTTGTGGATCGGCCTTGGCAAGGGCGCGGTGTTCGGTATGCTGATCGCGATCGCCGGCTGTCATTTCGGCTTCCGCATCAAAGCCAATTCGCAAAGTCTCGGCGAAGGCACGACGACCTCGGTGGTGACCTCGATCACCATCGTGATTCTCGCGGACGCGGTGTTCGCGATCCTCTTCCAGAACGTGGGGCTCTGA
- a CDS encoding MlaD family protein — translation MENKAHAFWAGLFTVVLTAAIGLAAYLFNVDRTVRVPYDLIARTNVTGLFVDAAVRFRGLDVGRVQSIKFDPEHPGQILIRINVDEHAPITHSTFGSLGLQGVTGIAFIQLDDTGRDLTPLPSSTHEVARLPMRPGLLDQLQQRGDVLLRKLEKVTDNVNDMLSPEMVDQLHETAASIAQAASGVATLTRQLGPVAGKLPGTIDELNRTLTSTNQMITNLQRPDGPLVRNLNKAGTAAQQAGDALAQMNVSLQDLSARVGYETLPRVNSLTEDVRSAAQSIDRAADTFSTNPRSVLFGAPRAAPGPGEAGFTWPAAGAAPASH, via the coding sequence ATGGAAAACAAAGCGCATGCGTTCTGGGCCGGGCTCTTCACGGTCGTGCTGACCGCGGCGATCGGGCTGGCCGCGTATCTGTTCAACGTCGATCGCACCGTGCGGGTGCCGTACGACCTGATCGCGCGCACCAACGTGACCGGCCTCTTCGTGGACGCGGCGGTGCGCTTTCGCGGGCTCGACGTCGGCCGCGTGCAGTCGATCAAATTCGATCCGGAGCATCCGGGGCAGATCCTGATCCGCATCAATGTCGACGAGCACGCGCCGATCACGCATTCGACGTTCGGCAGTCTCGGGCTGCAGGGCGTGACCGGCATCGCGTTCATCCAGCTCGACGATACCGGGCGCGACCTGACGCCGTTGCCGTCGTCCACGCACGAGGTTGCGCGATTGCCGATGCGCCCGGGTCTGCTCGATCAGCTGCAGCAACGCGGCGACGTGCTGCTGCGCAAGCTCGAAAAAGTCACCGATAACGTGAACGACATGCTGTCGCCGGAAATGGTCGACCAGTTGCACGAAACGGCGGCGAGCATTGCGCAGGCGGCCTCGGGTGTCGCGACGCTGACCCGCCAGTTGGGGCCTGTCGCCGGTAAGCTGCCCGGGACGATCGACGAACTGAATCGCACGCTCACGTCGACCAACCAGATGATCACGAATCTGCAGCGTCCGGACGGGCCGTTGGTACGCAATCTGAACAAGGCAGGCACGGCGGCGCAGCAGGCAGGCGACGCGCTCGCCCAGATGAACGTCTCGCTGCAGGACCTGTCCGCGCGGGTCGGCTATGAGACGCTGCCGCGCGTGAATTCTCTGACCGAAGACGTGCGCTCGGCGGCGCAGTCGATCGACCGCGCCGCCGACACCTTCAGCACCAATCCGCGCAGCGTGCTGTTCGGCGCGCCGCGCGCGGCGCCGGGTCCGGGCGAGGCCGGCTTCACGTGGCCCGCCGCCGGCGCCGCGCCTGCATCCCACTAA
- a CDS encoding transcriptional regulator GcvA produces MDLRQLPALNAIKAFEAAARHESFSRAADELFVTHGAVSHQIRALEAELGVSLFARDGKRVRLTETGRRYATQVRAALMELADATRSIRAGDRERRLVISMLTSFAARWVTPRLGSFIEAHPQWDLELLTTNALTDFARDDVDVAIRFGFGKYPGLHSELLLDEIFFPACSPNFNGGKLPQTPADLAKVPLLRSDDELWRPWFDAAGLTDWPEPKRGALYQDSSNLLQAAIDGQGVALTRRSLAMHEIAAGRLVRLFDVDGPSPWQYYFICLPRMLETARVKAFRDWVFDEVARFRLLFDLACEAGPAASARLAAEGATADALRVAP; encoded by the coding sequence ATGGACCTTCGTCAACTCCCCGCACTGAACGCGATCAAGGCGTTCGAAGCCGCCGCCCGCCACGAAAGTTTTTCGCGCGCCGCCGATGAGCTCTTCGTCACGCACGGCGCGGTCAGCCACCAGATCCGTGCGCTGGAGGCCGAACTCGGCGTGTCGCTGTTCGCGCGCGACGGCAAGCGCGTGCGCCTCACCGAAACCGGCCGCCGCTATGCCACGCAGGTGCGCGCCGCGCTGATGGAACTCGCCGACGCGACCCGCTCGATCCGCGCCGGCGACCGCGAGCGGCGCCTCGTGATATCGATGCTGACGTCGTTCGCAGCGCGCTGGGTGACGCCGCGCCTCGGCAGCTTTATCGAGGCGCATCCGCAGTGGGATCTCGAGCTGCTAACCACCAATGCGCTGACCGACTTCGCGCGCGACGACGTCGACGTCGCGATCCGCTTCGGCTTCGGCAAATATCCGGGGCTGCACTCGGAGCTGCTGCTCGACGAGATTTTCTTCCCGGCCTGCTCGCCCAACTTCAACGGCGGCAAGCTGCCGCAAACCCCGGCCGATCTCGCCAAAGTCCCGCTGCTGCGCTCCGACGACGAGCTCTGGCGCCCGTGGTTCGACGCCGCCGGCCTGACCGACTGGCCGGAGCCGAAGCGCGGCGCGCTGTATCAGGATTCGTCGAATCTGCTGCAGGCGGCCATCGACGGCCAGGGGGTCGCGCTCACGCGCCGCTCGCTCGCGATGCATGAAATCGCGGCAGGCCGGCTCGTGCGGCTGTTCGATGTGGATGGGCCAAGCCCGTGGCAATACTATTTCATCTGCCTGCCGCGGATGCTGGAGACCGCGCGGGTCAAGGCGTTTCGCGACTGGGTGTTCGACGAGGTGGCGCGCTTCAGGCTGCTGTTCGATCTCGCCTGCGAGGCGGGTCCCGCGGCGAGTGCGCGCCTCGCGGCGGAGGGAGCGACGGCGGACGCGTTGCGCGTCGCGCCGTGA
- a CDS encoding DUF493 family protein, with product MNPENDSLFEFPCDFPIKIMGKSHPEFAATIVEVVRQFDRDVDPSRVETRPSSSGTYTGLTVHVRATSRAHLDDIYRALTGHPMVKVVL from the coding sequence ATGAATCCCGAGAACGACTCACTGTTTGAGTTCCCCTGCGATTTCCCGATCAAGATCATGGGCAAATCGCACCCCGAGTTTGCCGCGACGATCGTCGAAGTGGTGCGCCAGTTCGATCGCGACGTCGATCCGTCGCGCGTCGAGACGCGGCCGTCGAGCAGCGGCACCTACACGGGGCTGACCGTCCACGTGCGCGCGACGAGCCGCGCGCATCTCGATGACATCTATCGCGCGCTGACCGGCCATCCGATGGTCAAGGTCGTGCTGTAA
- a CDS encoding alpha/beta hydrolase: MNVNTKKYLIDGPVGKIEVALDLPDDVREKGAAPRGIALVAHPHPLFGGTMDNKVAQTLARTLVQLNYVTYRSNFRGVGQTQGEHDAGVGERDDLYAVLEHMRADADYGDLPLVLAGFSFGTVVLSHVAAKLRDEGQEIERIVFVGTAASRWDVAPVPESTLVIHGEVDETVPIQSVYDWARPQELPIVVIPGAEHFLHRKLHILKRIIVDAWR, translated from the coding sequence ATGAACGTCAACACGAAGAAGTATCTGATCGACGGCCCGGTCGGCAAGATCGAGGTCGCGCTGGACCTGCCCGACGACGTGCGCGAAAAAGGCGCCGCGCCGCGCGGCATCGCGCTCGTCGCGCATCCGCATCCGCTCTTTGGCGGGACGATGGACAACAAGGTCGCGCAGACGCTCGCGCGCACGCTCGTACAGCTGAACTACGTCACGTACCGGTCGAATTTCCGCGGCGTCGGCCAGACCCAGGGCGAGCACGACGCGGGCGTCGGCGAGCGCGACGACCTGTACGCGGTACTCGAGCACATGCGCGCCGATGCGGATTACGGCGACCTGCCGCTCGTGCTCGCGGGCTTTTCGTTCGGCACCGTGGTGCTGTCGCATGTAGCGGCGAAACTGCGCGACGAAGGGCAGGAGATCGAGCGCATCGTGTTCGTCGGTACCGCGGCGAGCCGCTGGGACGTCGCGCCGGTTCCCGAGAGCACGCTCGTGATTCACGGCGAAGTCGACGAGACCGTTCCCATTCAATCCGTTTACGACTGGGCGCGCCCGCAGGAATTGCCGATCGTCGTGATTCCGGGCGCCGAGCATTTTCTGCATCGCAAGCTGCATATCCTGAAGCGGATCATCGTCGACGCCTGGCGCTGA